AAATATCGCGTTTGCTCTGGGGGTTAAAGCGATCTTCCTGCTACTCGGTGTGTTCGGCATAGCTACCATGTGGGAAGCGGTATTCTCGGATGTCGGTGTCACGGTGCTGGCTGTTCTGAACGCCATGCGTGTACTTCGTGTGAAGAATATCTAAGTTTACGAAACGATCCAGGCGGCTCTTCGTATATACGTAGAGCCGTTTTTATATTTTTATGTAGATAAGTCTAACTGGACATTTACACGAGAACAGAGAGGACAGACATAACCTGAAAGGTTATTCTGTCATCGAAGTGCCAGTGTAAGCAGGTCGATGGAAGACACAGAGAAGGGGAGAACGTTTTGACAGGAGCAGTAGTTGGGATCATCATTGGTGTGTGCTATTTCATTCTGGGGTTAATGGTGTTCAAAAAACCACCGAAAATGATTAACGGGATATATGGGTATCGAACCCCGCGTGCAATGAGTAATCCCGAGTTGTGGGACGAAGCGCAAAGTTACAGTGCCAATCTGATGATGCAATTCGGCGTGATTATCACGATATTCGGCATTATCGGTTTCTGGCTTA
The window above is part of the Paenibacillus sp. 1781tsa1 genome. Proteins encoded here:
- a CDS encoding SdpI family protein produces the protein MTGAVVGIIIGVCYFILGLMVFKKPPKMINGIYGYRTPRAMSNPELWDEAQSYSANLMMQFGVIITIFGIIGFWLTDVRALVLSLVATGFYTFRLFTRVEGRLKQMQRAQQQQQQNEQDV